One genomic window of Niveibacterium sp. SC-1 includes the following:
- the malE gene encoding maltose/maltodextrin ABC transporter substrate-binding protein MalE, translated as MNIKGVLVRLGLALSLVAVGMGSALAWQKGKITIWVNNDKGFRGLQKVGDAYTKETGIPVVVETMDNAPEAFAAAMTKGNGPDIWIWPHDRIGDWVKSGWLTPIEVPPSLKNGVVQIAWDGFTTQGKIWGYPMAVEAISLIYNKALIDKPPKSYEEFAEIDAKLKPKGVRAIGWETQSPYFTWPMLAANGGYPFQRDLLGNYLGKDTGINHPGAVRGAEVLVKLIKEGVVVPNLSYGDAEEAMKTGKQAMWINGPWAWDALNKAGIKFGIAPLPTVAGQPARPFVGVLGAMLPKGSPNRDAARDFIEKHLLSSEGIKTVNADRPIGVPASKAIFWDFYSDAQIRQAMEGIFAGKPMPNNPEMQYFWKNLQSALQEITTGGKKPKEALDIAAKNIVAGQ; from the coding sequence ATGAATATCAAGGGTGTACTGGTCCGACTCGGCCTCGCGCTGAGCCTCGTGGCCGTAGGTATGGGCTCCGCGCTTGCCTGGCAAAAGGGCAAGATCACCATCTGGGTGAACAACGACAAGGGCTTCCGCGGCCTGCAGAAGGTCGGTGACGCCTACACCAAGGAGACCGGCATCCCGGTCGTGGTGGAGACCATGGACAACGCGCCGGAGGCCTTTGCCGCGGCGATGACCAAGGGCAATGGTCCGGATATCTGGATCTGGCCGCACGACCGCATCGGCGACTGGGTCAAGAGTGGCTGGCTGACTCCGATCGAAGTGCCGCCCTCGCTCAAGAACGGCGTGGTGCAGATCGCCTGGGACGGCTTCACCACCCAGGGCAAGATCTGGGGCTACCCGATGGCGGTGGAAGCGATCTCGCTCATCTACAACAAGGCGCTGATCGACAAGCCGCCCAAGTCCTATGAAGAGTTCGCCGAGATCGATGCGAAGCTCAAGCCCAAGGGCGTGCGCGCCATCGGCTGGGAAACCCAGAGCCCCTACTTCACCTGGCCGATGCTCGCGGCCAATGGCGGCTACCCCTTCCAGCGCGATCTGCTGGGCAACTACCTGGGCAAGGACACGGGTATCAACCATCCGGGCGCGGTGCGCGGCGCCGAGGTGCTGGTCAAGCTGATCAAGGAAGGCGTGGTGGTCCCCAACCTGAGCTACGGCGACGCCGAAGAGGCGATGAAGACCGGCAAGCAGGCGATGTGGATCAACGGGCCCTGGGCCTGGGATGCGCTCAACAAGGCCGGCATCAAGTTCGGCATCGCCCCGCTGCCCACCGTGGCTGGCCAGCCGGCGCGGCCCTTCGTGGGCGTGCTCGGCGCCATGCTGCCCAAGGGTTCGCCCAACCGCGACGCGGCGCGTGACTTCATCGAGAAGCACCTGCTCTCGAGCGAAGGCATCAAGACGGTGAATGCCGACCGGCCGATCGGGGTGCCCGCCTCCAAGGCGATCTTCTGGGACTTCTACTCCGACGCCCAGATCCGCCAGGCGATGGAAGGCATCTTCGCCGGCAAGCCGATGCCCAACAATCCCGAGATGCAGTACTTCTGGAAGAACCTGCAGAGCGCCCTGCAGGAGATCACCACGGGCGGCAAGAAGCCCAAGGAAGCGCTGGACATCGCGGCGAAGAACATCGTCGCCGGCCAGTAG